In a single window of the Deltaproteobacteria bacterium genome:
- a CDS encoding cytochrome c, translated as MDSRLERWATFAAAVGLLLSSCRRAPAPTAVRRPSGRSVRITMDALHRAGGVPPGWRLTPPAGDIVTGRRLFVDFGCASCHTIKGEAFAARAGEQGVGPDLTGMGSHHPAEYFVESILNPDAVLVDGPGYVGPDGRSVMPAYPEMTLLQLADLVAYLESLTAGGMQHVMASVQQPRGELPAPPPQDASRFLVQVYDVNQGELRDFETWFRQEGTARFFAYDGLLSIETYVDVAHDGPSLVTTFGFRDEDALRRFVDDPAVDQLARAFDAFAGPHDHRVVGAPPIYRAATLSAERSGAPAP; from the coding sequence ATGGACTCGAGACTGGAGCGCTGGGCGACCTTTGCGGCCGCAGTCGGTCTACTCCTCTCCTCATGTCGCAGGGCACCTGCGCCCACTGCGGTCCGGCGTCCCAGCGGCCGATCCGTGCGGATCACGATGGACGCCCTCCACCGCGCCGGCGGTGTGCCGCCGGGCTGGCGCCTCACGCCGCCGGCCGGCGACATCGTGACCGGCCGGCGGCTGTTCGTCGACTTCGGCTGCGCCTCCTGCCACACCATCAAGGGCGAGGCCTTCGCCGCCAGGGCGGGCGAGCAGGGCGTGGGTCCCGACCTGACGGGCATGGGCTCGCATCACCCCGCCGAGTACTTCGTCGAGTCGATCCTCAATCCGGATGCGGTCCTCGTGGACGGCCCGGGCTACGTCGGTCCGGACGGCCGTTCGGTCATGCCCGCCTATCCCGAGATGACCCTCCTGCAGCTCGCGGACCTGGTCGCGTATCTCGAGAGCCTCACGGCGGGCGGGATGCAGCACGTCATGGCCAGCGTCCAGCAGCCGCGCGGCGAGCTGCCCGCGCCACCCCCGCAGGACGCGTCGCGCTTCCTCGTCCAGGTGTACGACGTCAACCAGGGAGAGCTCCGGGACTTCGAGACCTGGTTCCGGCAGGAGGGCACCGCGCGCTTCTTCGCGTACGACGGACTCCTCAGCATCGAGACCTACGTGGACGTCGCGCACGACGGCCCGTCCCTCGTGACGACGTTTGGCTTCCGGGACGAGGACGCCCTCAGGCGCTTCGTCGACGATCCTGCGGTCGACCAGCTCGCCCGGGCATTCGATGCCTTTGCCGGCCCCCACGACCACCGCGTCGTCGGGGCGCCGCCGATCTACCGGGCGGCCACGCTGTCGGCGGAGCGGTCCGGCGCACCCGCGCCGTGA